In Salinigranum rubrum, one genomic interval encodes:
- a CDS encoding AMP-binding protein, translating into MNVVEWFNQRVQQYGAHTFIEFPDEQASYREVSNRGTQIARLLTDQGIEDDDTVLLFLPNCIEYVTLLFGIPKVGGVAASLNTKFRRGGLEHLIRKSDADLTFVSDTLLSRYDSAAKRLDQPPSTVVVVEKRGGQEEVDVTSATCAGTLADLRARYDTEPIDSPEMKPGHPLALIHTSGTTGLPKWCQLSHQYAISAGTAISETAELTNEDRIFDPLAMYHLSPQILHLYGTVHAGATAIKVEQFSASAFWEQVVTFDPSVLLLHLGMIDILKTQPVRDIETQHAVRLVQGGDREFLDRFEIPATITGYGSTEAGAWTSLTTISKPYDNIRDDEKLTQMGGVERDDMEVRFFDENDHEVETGKPGEIVVRPTEPHVIFDGYYNDAEKTVDAWQNLWFHTGDLGYRDVEGRIHFLERMEDSIRVRGEFVNIELVETCIGEIPGVDAVAVIGVPAEVGDEEIKAVIQLADGVDLSPETIVEACETELPGYMVPRYVEFVDAIPRGTAIGKIQKAKLSRDVGAVWDRRV; encoded by the coding sequence ATGAACGTCGTCGAATGGTTCAACCAGCGAGTCCAGCAATACGGAGCGCACACGTTCATCGAATTTCCGGACGAACAGGCGAGCTACCGGGAGGTCTCGAATCGAGGGACGCAGATTGCGAGGCTACTGACTGATCAGGGAATCGAAGACGACGATACTGTCCTGCTCTTTTTACCCAACTGCATAGAGTACGTGACCCTGCTGTTCGGGATTCCGAAAGTGGGCGGGGTAGCCGCGTCGTTGAACACTAAGTTCAGACGCGGTGGGCTCGAACACCTAATCCGTAAATCCGATGCAGATCTCACGTTCGTCAGCGATACCCTCCTCTCTCGGTACGATTCGGCCGCAAAACGGCTCGACCAACCACCGTCGACAGTCGTCGTGGTCGAGAAAAGAGGCGGACAGGAAGAAGTCGACGTCACCAGCGCAACCTGTGCGGGCACGCTGGCCGACCTGCGGGCGAGGTACGACACCGAGCCGATTGATTCGCCGGAGATGAAACCCGGTCATCCGCTCGCCCTTATTCACACGTCCGGGACGACGGGGCTACCCAAGTGGTGTCAGCTCAGCCACCAGTACGCGATATCGGCGGGTACAGCCATCAGCGAGACTGCCGAACTGACAAACGAAGACAGGATATTCGATCCGCTCGCGATGTACCACCTCAGTCCACAGATCCTCCATCTCTACGGCACGGTGCACGCGGGAGCGACAGCAATCAAAGTCGAACAGTTCTCTGCGTCAGCGTTCTGGGAGCAGGTGGTAACGTTCGATCCGTCAGTGTTACTCCTCCACCTTGGCATGATCGACATCCTCAAAACACAACCGGTCCGGGACATCGAGACGCAACACGCTGTTCGGCTCGTCCAGGGAGGAGATAGAGAGTTCCTCGACCGGTTCGAGATTCCAGCCACCATCACTGGGTATGGGTCGACGGAAGCAGGCGCGTGGACGAGCCTCACGACGATTTCGAAACCATACGACAACATTCGAGACGACGAGAAGCTTACGCAGATGGGTGGCGTCGAACGCGACGACATGGAGGTCAGGTTTTTTGATGAGAACGATCATGAGGTCGAAACCGGCAAACCCGGTGAAATCGTCGTTCGCCCTACCGAACCCCACGTTATCTTCGACGGCTACTACAACGACGCCGAGAAGACAGTTGACGCTTGGCAGAACCTCTGGTTCCACACAGGCGATCTCGGGTACCGCGACGTGGAGGGACGTATCCACTTCCTCGAGCGGATGGAAGACAGCATCCGCGTCCGCGGCGAATTTGTGAACATCGAACTCGTCGAAACCTGCATTGGGGAGATTCCGGGCGTCGATGCCGTCGCCGTAATCGGCGTTCCAGCCGAGGTTGGCGACGAAGAGATCAAGGCGGTGATCCAGCTCGCCGATGGTGTCGATTTGTCTCCGGAGACCATCGTCGAAGCGTGTGAAACCGAACTCCCCGGCTACATGGTTCCGCGGTACGTCGAGTTCGTCGACGCCATTCCACGCGGAACAGCGATCGGAAAGATTCAGAAAGCGAAGCTCTCGCGCGACGTGGGAGCGGTCTGGGACCGCCGCGTCTGA
- a CDS encoding iron-containing alcohol dehydrogenase, with amino-acid sequence MDSIDPTPLSFTATRFRFGEGIVDELPVVLDQFTISSPLVVTDAGIREAGLLDRVIAETDAEHIYESTTEPTTDDFDDLPTENVDSVVAIGGGSVLDTAKVIALLLAHGGHPGEYIGSGKIPGEISPLVAIPTTSGTGSEVSQTAVVTHEGVKRGISDERLRPMLALVDPELTYDLPQSVTARSGFDALMHSLEGLTARDYRWVEDRPITYQGANPISRSLARRALGLVYGSLERAVFDGDDHGARRGMSLGSCLAAVAHSNSGLGAIHALASAVGGITGRPHGECLAASVEPALEYNLPIRRDAYAELADEFGVGDTAEAFIAEITRVRDDIGLPPSFSELGLDQSDADRIVEATLVQERRLKTNPRVVSEDIETVVSAHLE; translated from the coding sequence ATGGACAGCATAGATCCGACTCCGTTGTCGTTTACCGCCACCAGATTCCGCTTCGGCGAGGGTATTGTCGACGAGTTACCTGTCGTACTCGACCAGTTTACCATCTCGTCTCCGCTCGTCGTGACTGATGCGGGCATCCGAGAGGCCGGGCTTCTCGATCGGGTGATAGCCGAGACCGACGCGGAACACATCTACGAATCGACCACGGAACCGACGACAGACGACTTCGACGATCTCCCGACAGAGAACGTAGACAGCGTCGTCGCCATCGGCGGCGGCTCGGTGCTCGATACGGCGAAAGTAATCGCGCTCTTGCTCGCACACGGCGGCCATCCTGGCGAGTATATCGGTTCCGGGAAGATCCCGGGGGAAATCTCCCCGCTCGTCGCCATTCCAACGACGAGCGGTACCGGTTCGGAGGTCAGCCAGACCGCGGTCGTCACCCACGAAGGCGTGAAGCGGGGGATTAGCGACGAGCGGCTCCGGCCGATGCTCGCCCTCGTCGACCCAGAGCTAACTTACGATCTGCCCCAGTCCGTGACTGCCCGGTCGGGGTTCGACGCACTCATGCACTCTCTCGAAGGTCTCACCGCGCGGGACTACCGATGGGTCGAAGACCGTCCCATTACCTACCAGGGGGCGAACCCGATCTCCCGGTCACTCGCGCGCCGAGCACTCGGACTCGTATACGGATCGCTCGAACGAGCTGTCTTCGACGGTGACGATCATGGGGCACGGCGCGGGATGAGTCTCGGGTCGTGTCTTGCGGCGGTCGCCCATTCGAACTCCGGGCTGGGTGCGATCCACGCGCTTGCGTCCGCAGTCGGCGGAATCACGGGTCGACCACACGGGGAATGTCTCGCGGCGTCAGTCGAACCTGCACTAGAGTACAACCTGCCGATCCGCCGCGACGCGTACGCCGAACTTGCAGACGAGTTCGGCGTCGGCGACACCGCCGAAGCGTTCATCGCCGAGATCACGCGAGTCCGCGACGACATCGGTCTCCCCCCGTCGTTTTCGGAGCTCGGTCTCGACCAGAGCGACGCCGACCGAATCGTCGAGGCGACGCTCGTCCAAGAGCGCCGATTGAAGACGAATCCCCGGGTGGTTTCCGAAGATATCGAGACCGTCGTGAGTGCACATCTGGAGTGA